The following proteins come from a genomic window of Megalops cyprinoides isolate fMegCyp1 chromosome 6, fMegCyp1.pri, whole genome shotgun sequence:
- the ccdc174 gene encoding coiled-coil domain-containing protein 174, with product MDKKKKQYDVTAASLVDLKAELYRKQEEFKQEKLGHDGGVPLKPKTKIKKPNVWTKQNEGVSARAQKDVEQAAEEENTLDKAKRKLEEKAKLYEQMTKGDFPDEESESLFLVDFTQKIIDQKRELQTCCERQRSEQEQGEGSEDVPPIPPPQNPEEEWVDYVDALGRSRRCMKKDLPGFQKMDLELQGRRHEAGGKTLLSEDMRRELQRQEWEREEEEALKRPVGPVHYEDIREKEARELGVGYFAFAQDGELRRKQRETLDMLRDQTTDQRSKRDKLKEKRKALLEARLAKVRQRKMKKAKLDSTEEELEAEENEGEGDEEELIGPMPPSEEPPAAPAPKKVVVEIQERRDTRPGVPHVREWDRGKEFSFGHWTSKRRDEREVEFAPPAAYFSDERRQGHGRGVDQDKQKLAFRWSGAQGKGRGEGTWQTSSEQSQSSPEASSQSLPQGQSLDDLLSFYKHSI from the exons atggataaaaagaaaaagcaatatGATGTAACAGCTGCATCG cTGGTTGATCTCAAAGCTGAACTCTACAGAAAGCAGGAAGAattcaaacaggaaaaactAGGTCATGATGGAGGGGTTCCTTTGAAaccaaaaactaaaataaag AAGCCGAATGTTTGGACCAAGCAGAACGAGGGGGTGTCGGCCCGGGCGCAAAAAGATGTGGAACAGGCTGCAGAGGAGGAGAATACGCTGGACAAGGCAAA ACGAAAGCTTGAGGAGAAGGCCAAGTTGTACGAGCAGATGACCAAAGGAGACTTCCCAG ATGAGGAGTCTGAGAGCCTGTTCCTGGTGGACTTCACACAGAAGATTATTGACCAGAAGAGGGAGCTGCAGACATGCTGTGAGAGACAGCGatcagagcaggagcagggggagggcTCAGAAGATGTCCCCCCAATCCCTCCCCCTCAAAACCCAGAGGAGGAATG GGTGGACTATGTTGATGCCCTGGGGCGATCTCGGAGGTGCATGAAGAAGGATCTTCCAGGGTTCCAGAAGATGGACCTAGAACTTCAGGGTAGGAG GCATGAGGCAGGAGGGAAAACCCTGCTGTCGGAGGACATGCGCAGAGAACTGCAGCGCcaagagtgggagagggaggaagaggaggcgcTGAAGAGGCCGGTGGGGCCGGTGCACTATGAAGACATCAGAGAAAAAG AGGCTCGGGAGTTGGGTGTGGGGTATTTTGCCTTCGCTCAGGATGGGGAACTCCGCAGAAAGCAGCGGGAAACACTCGACATGCTGAGAGACCAG ACCACTGATCAGCGCAGCAAACGAGACAAGCTGAAGGAGAAGCGCAAGGCCTTGCTGGAGGCCCGGCTGGCCAAGGTGAggcagaggaagatgaagaaggCCAAGCTGGATagcacagaggaagagctgGAGGCAGAAGAGAATGAAG GGGAAGGAGACGAGGAGGAGTTGATTGGCCCCATGCCGCCATCTGAGGAgccccctgcagctcctgcGCCGAAAAAAGTGGTGGTGGAGATCCAGGAGAGGAGGGACACGAGGCCGGGTGTCCCACATGTCCGGGAGTGGGACAGGGGCAAAG AGTTCTCTTTCGGCCATTGGACCAGCAAACGGCGGGATGAACGGGAGGTGGAGTTTGCCCCTCCTGCAGCATACTTCAGTGATGAGAGGAGGCAGGGTCATGGACGGGGGGTGGACCAGGACAAGCAGAAGCTCGCCTTCAGGTGGTCAGGGGCTCAAGGGAAAGGACGCGGGGAAGGGACCTGGCAGACGAGCTCAGAGCAGTCCCAGAGTTCACCCGAGGCTTCCTCCCAGAGTCTTCCTCAGGGCCAGAGCCTGGATGACCTGCTCTCTTTCTACAAACACTCAATCTGA